The Mangrovivirga cuniculi genomic sequence CTATTTATTGCTTTTGCGATCTATATGTTTTTCAGGGGCATGATAAACCCGGTGGAGGATTTATCGCCGGACTGATCGCTGCGATACCATTCATGATTCATTCCATGGTTTTCGGATATGATTACACGACAAAAAATTTCAGAATAAATCCCAGGCTAATTGCCGGATTGGGACTCCTACTGGCATTTATTAGCGGAATGTTTGCCGTATTTAATTTCGAACCCTATATGACCCCGGTCTGGGTGGAAGAAAAATTACCATTTATCGGAAAATTGGGAAGTCCAATATTTTTCGATATCGGAGTTTTCTTTGTGGTTTTTGGTGTCGTACTGCAAATCACCTTTTTATTAACTGAAGAATAATCAATATGAACCTGATTATATCATTAATAGTGGGAATATTATTTACAGCCAGTGTCTACCTGATGTTTCAGAAAAGCTTTTTTAAGCTGATCATCGGGGTGATCCTTTTCGGTTATGCCACGATCTTTTTTCTTTTTACTGTGGGTGGCATTACCAAGGATTCTCCTCCGATCTTATCAGCCCAGCAAGCATCAGAAGGTATCGCTGACCCGTTACCCCAGGCACTGACCCTAACGGCCATCGTCATCAGTATTGGTGTGCAAATTTTTGTCATTGTTCTTTTAAAGAAAGTATATCAAAACTTAGGCACCGAAGATCTGGACGAATTAAACACAACTGATAAAATAGATTAATTTTTTATGTCAGATATCCCGACGATATTATTTCCCTTATGGATACTCATTGCAGGATTTGTGTTCTGCATACTGTTCTGGAATCTTTATAAAATTCAGATTGGGATTGCAATTACTGCTATCACATTGTTTTTTGTTTCCGCCATAGCCTTATTGGTAGACGTTTATAAAAACGGAATCCAGGTAGTACAGATCGGCGGTTGGCCGGCTCCTTATGGCATCACCCTGGTGGCAGATATGCTGGCCGCAATTATGGTGCTTATTTCAGCGATCATTGCCTTTGCAATTGCCTTCTATTCTACCCAGGAAATATCTAAAAGACGAAAGAAATTTGGTTTCTACCCCGTATTGATCGCAATGATGTTTGGTGTTTGCGGTTCTTTTCTTACCGGTGACATATTCAACCTTTATGTTTGGTTTGAGGTGATGCTGGTATCCTCTTTTGTATTGATCGTGCTGGGAAATAAAAAGGCACAACTCGAGGGCGCAGTTAAATATGTGATACTCAGTTTTATTTCATCAGGATTCTTATTGACCGGGGTGGGTATTTTATACCGATTAACCGGTGCCTTAAATATGGCCGAGCTGGCAACCATTATTCCCAATCATCCGGACAAAGGTCTGATCACGGTGGCCGGAGTATTCTTTTTTATGGGTTTTGGTATTAAAGCAGCGTTATTTCCGCTGTTTTCATGGTTGCCTGCCTCCTATCCGACTCCACCCATG encodes the following:
- a CDS encoding MnhB domain-containing protein, translating into MYCFCDLYVFQGHDKPGGGFIAGLIAAIPFMIHSMVFGYDYTTKNFRINPRLIAGLGLLLAFISGMFAVFNFEPYMTPVWVEEKLPFIGKLGSPIFFDIGVFFVVFGVVLQITFLLTEE
- a CDS encoding NADH-quinone oxidoreductase subunit K, yielding MNLIISLIVGILFTASVYLMFQKSFFKLIIGVILFGYATIFFLFTVGGITKDSPPILSAQQASEGIADPLPQALTLTAIVISIGVQIFVIVLLKKVYQNLGTEDLDELNTTDKID
- a CDS encoding proton-conducting transporter transmembrane domain-containing protein, yielding MSDIPTILFPLWILIAGFVFCILFWNLYKIQIGIAITAITLFFVSAIALLVDVYKNGIQVVQIGGWPAPYGITLVADMLAAIMVLISAIIAFAIAFYSTQEISKRRKKFGFYPVLIAMMFGVCGSFLTGDIFNLYVWFEVMLVSSFVLIVLGNKKAQLEGAVKYVILSFISSGFLLTGVGILYRLTGALNMAELATIIPNHPDKGLITVAGVFFFMGFGIKAALFPLFSWLPASYPTPPMSIAGLMAGLLTKVGVYALIRFLPYFILMIFRLPIPSCWWCPD